From the genome of Scytonema hofmannii PCC 7110, one region includes:
- a CDS encoding DoxX family protein — translation MKTTALLTDIFKPNFNPSVASQTAWAILRVVVGIIMIHNGLDKLGNIESFSQAYVEVIGLPFPLFFSYLAAFTELLGAPLVAIGLFTRVASLGLFSTMCVAIYHHILVAGLNISYLELSLIYATCFLFLTINGAGLFSTDALIANWLDANSLSIQAKQIMRLEKSYQAASAEPVSSNQ, via the coding sequence ATGAAAACCACTGCCCTTCTGACCGACATCTTCAAACCCAACTTCAATCCCAGTGTTGCTTCTCAAACAGCTTGGGCGATTCTGAGAGTCGTCGTTGGCATCATCATGATCCACAACGGGTTAGACAAACTAGGTAACATCGAAAGCTTCTCCCAAGCCTACGTCGAGGTCATTGGTTTACCCTTTCCCCTGTTTTTCAGCTACCTAGCAGCATTCACCGAACTCCTAGGCGCACCATTAGTCGCCATTGGTTTGTTTACCCGTGTAGCATCACTGGGTTTGTTCTCAACCATGTGTGTTGCTATATACCATCACATTCTAGTTGCTGGCTTAAACATTTCCTACCTAGAACTGTCTTTAATTTATGCAACTTGCTTTCTCTTCCTCACCATCAATGGTGCAGGTCTATTTTCCACCGACGCCTTAATTGCCAACTGGCTAGATGCCAATTCCCTATCCATCCAAGCCAAGCAAATCATGCGTCTGGAGAAGTCTTATCAAGCAGCAAGCGCTGAGCCAGTAAGCAGTAACCAGTAA
- a CDS encoding addiction module protein — MVNATYDDIFGAALALPPGLRAMLAEHLLKSLDADKQMELDELWAEEVEKRVQEIEQGVVTPVAGAQILHELRSRQKK, encoded by the coding sequence ATGGTTAATGCAACTTATGACGACATCTTTGGTGCAGCCCTTGCTTTGCCACCAGGACTAAGAGCAATGCTAGCTGAACATTTGCTTAAAAGCTTGGATGCAGACAAGCAGATGGAATTGGATGAGCTTTGGGCAGAAGAGGTAGAAAAGAGAGTTCAAGAAATTGAACAAGGTGTTGTAACTCCAGTAGCAGGAGCGCAAATTTTGCACGAACTAAGATCGAGACAAAAGAAATAA
- a CDS encoding type II toxin-antitoxin system RelE/ParE family toxin → MAYDFHPEAKRELENAVAYYDNINTELGDTLLNEVEQSLERIVKFPEAWSKLSKNTRRCRLVGFPYGIVYQVVNERVLVLAFMHLQQKPNYWMDRI, encoded by the coding sequence ATGGCATATGACTTTCATCCTGAGGCTAAACGTGAGTTAGAGAATGCGGTTGCTTATTATGACAATATCAATACCGAATTAGGTGATACCTTATTAAACGAAGTTGAACAAAGTTTAGAGCGAATTGTTAAATTTCCAGAAGCTTGGTCTAAGTTATCAAAGAATACAAGACGTTGCCGATTAGTAGGCTTCCCTTATGGAATTGTCTACCAAGTGGTGAATGAACGAGTTTTGGTACTTGCCTTCATGCATCTTCAACAAAAACCTAACTACTGGATGGATCGAATATAA
- a CDS encoding Uma2 family endonuclease, producing MYAVISSEKIQLPSGTLVRMPGSWQLYRTLCDSRGDSSIPRIKYRTGEILLMSPLPKHGREANILADVVKVLLDAQNRNYEAFTPITMQLPSESGIEPDYCFYIDNWQAVVGRDRLDWDTDPSPDLAIEIDVTSYTDFNDYTPYRIPEVWLFKRDRLSIYGLQENEYQLQPTSRYFPNVDLRTLITQCLKAASDRGTGVAIRELRSSLASDEEENG from the coding sequence ATGTACGCCGTAATTTCGAGCGAAAAAATTCAGCTACCCTCCGGAACGTTGGTGCGAATGCCCGGTTCCTGGCAACTGTATCGTACCCTTTGCGATAGTCGAGGCGATTCCTCTATTCCACGTATTAAGTACCGCACTGGAGAAATTTTACTCATGTCACCACTGCCCAAACATGGACGTGAGGCTAATATTTTGGCAGATGTTGTTAAAGTTTTACTTGATGCCCAAAACCGCAATTACGAAGCATTTACTCCTATTACAATGCAATTGCCTTCTGAAAGTGGCATTGAGCCAGATTATTGCTTTTATATCGATAATTGGCAAGCAGTGGTGGGACGAGATAGATTGGACTGGGACACTGACCCATCACCCGATTTAGCAATTGAAATTGATGTCACTTCATATACCGATTTCAACGATTATACCCCTTATCGTATCCCAGAGGTTTGGCTATTCAAACGCGATCGATTGTCAATTTATGGTTTGCAGGAAAATGAATACCAACTGCAACCAACCAGCCGCTACTTCCCTAATGTGGATTTAAGAACTCTTATCACTCAATGCTTAAAAGCAGCAAGCGATCGCGGCACAGGTGTAGCTATCCGTGAATTACGCAGTTCTTTGGCATCAGATGAGGAAGAAAATGGCTAG
- a CDS encoding type II toxin-antitoxin system VapC family toxin — protein MTRVYLDTSIYNRPFDDQTQPKIFLETQAVILILQMIEGKSIELVSSSVLEYENSRNPFPLKQQAMQQYLQMATVRQQADETIKQRAKQLEQQGLKAIDALHVACAEASGTNYLITSDKRLINRCQKLTFRVINPTNFILEVEDDYQGT, from the coding sequence ATGACCAGAGTTTATTTAGATACAAGTATTTATAATCGTCCTTTTGATGACCAGACACAGCCAAAGATATTTTTGGAGACACAAGCAGTTATTTTAATTTTACAAATGATTGAGGGCAAATCAATTGAATTAGTGAGTTCTTCAGTTTTAGAGTATGAAAATAGCCGAAACCCATTTCCTCTTAAACAACAAGCAATGCAGCAATACTTACAAATGGCTACTGTCAGACAACAAGCAGATGAAACGATTAAACAAAGAGCTAAACAACTTGAACAACAAGGATTGAAAGCAATTGATGCTCTTCATGTTGCCTGCGCGGAAGCTTCTGGGACTAATTATCTTATCACCTCTGATAAAAGATTAATCAATCGCTGCCAAAAATTAACTTTTCGAGTCATAAATCCAACCAATTTTATTTTAGAGGTAGAAGATGACTATCAAGGTACATGA
- a CDS encoding MHYT domain-containing protein, whose amino-acid sequence MMSSTYDQGLIALSIAIAVLASYTALDLAGRVTATEKRVRLAWLIGGSITMGLGIWSMHFVAMLAFHLPVPIAYDVGTVIFSTLPVIVASGGALFLASRQFLSWRRLLFGGVLMGLGIAAMHYIGMAAMRIEAHIHYNPVLFLLSVGIAIAAAIAALWIAFHKRMQTSRTERSSRILSALVMGSAIAGTHYTGMAAASFQPTQVVGSVLASQANSSLTLLAAGIGVSTLIILGFTLLTSFIDRRMSAQAILLRQQEAEVLRAQQFTEMTLRIRRSLKLDDVLNTAVNEVQQALDADRVIIYKFNPDWSGTIIAEAVASNWNHLVGYTVNDSFWERYLETHNGGRVWVTNNIYDVGFAQTHLEILERFQIKAYMAAPILINNQLHGLLFCHQCCSFRVWQKTEVELFRQLAIQVGIALEQANLLHELQQAQEVLRLRDRAIAAASNGIAITDPRQANNPIIFCNAAFETITGYSQEEALGQNWCFLQGLETDPATVKEIQDAVREERDCQVAIKNYRKDGTPFWNQLTISPVRDASEKVINFIGILSDITEKMQTQEMLRHSKETLQQQVLALLNDVQEVSKGNLTVCAEISMGEIGVVADFFNAIIKNLRHIVAQVKHTAEQVNVYVGENSEAMRLLADDALKQAEEITNTLQSLDAMVLSIQAVADSAHQAAIMARTASTTAEFGKTSMDLTVNSIMNLRLTMAEAARKVNRLGETSQEIYKVVALIKQIAVQTNIIAINTSIEAAKAGEEGRAFGVVAEEVSLLAAQSAQATQEIEQIVDNIQLETTEVVKAVEEGMIQVVEGTDLVRDAKMQLGEILDVSRQIDELVQLISDATVSQAQTSQLVASLMKQIANDSFHTSEFSRLVSSSLEQTVDVARQLQDSVAVFKTSEKKESAIGDPRAVEVMDTRRYTVGDSVVIQNGNGKFSVKL is encoded by the coding sequence ATGATGAGTAGCACCTACGACCAGGGCTTAATAGCGCTATCTATAGCGATCGCAGTACTGGCATCTTACACGGCTTTAGACCTAGCAGGGCGAGTGACGGCTACGGAGAAAAGGGTCAGGTTGGCTTGGTTGATTGGTGGTAGCATCACGATGGGGCTTGGTATCTGGTCGATGCACTTTGTTGCTATGCTTGCTTTTCATTTGCCAGTACCGATTGCCTATGATGTGGGAACGGTGATTTTCTCAACACTGCCTGTGATAGTAGCTTCAGGAGGAGCGCTATTCCTTGCCAGTCGCCAATTTTTGAGTTGGCGGCGCTTGTTGTTTGGGGGTGTGTTAATGGGTCTGGGGATTGCTGCCATGCACTATATTGGGATGGCGGCAATGCGGATAGAGGCGCATATTCATTACAATCCCGTGCTGTTTTTACTGTCAGTGGGGATTGCGATCGCAGCAGCGATCGCCGCTTTGTGGATTGCTTTTCACAAGCGGATGCAAACGAGCCGCACGGAAAGGTCATCGCGGATATTAAGTGCGCTGGTGATGGGGAGTGCGATCGCTGGTACGCATTATACAGGGATGGCAGCTGCTTCTTTCCAGCCAACTCAGGTTGTGGGTTCGGTGTTGGCAAGTCAGGCAAATTCCTCTTTAACCCTGCTAGCGGCTGGTATTGGGGTGTCTACCCTGATTATTTTGGGATTTACGCTGCTGACATCTTTTATCGACCGACGGATGTCAGCGCAAGCTATACTGTTGAGACAGCAAGAAGCGGAAGTTTTGCGGGCGCAGCAATTTACAGAAATGACTCTCCGCATTCGCCGTTCTTTAAAGTTGGATGATGTTCTGAACACGGCTGTGAATGAAGTGCAGCAAGCTTTGGATGCAGACCGAGTTATTATTTACAAGTTTAATCCTGACTGGAGTGGGACGATTATTGCTGAGGCGGTAGCGTCAAATTGGAATCATCTTGTAGGGTATACGGTGAATGATTCTTTTTGGGAACGTTATCTTGAAACTCACAACGGTGGTCGAGTTTGGGTAACTAACAACATTTACGATGTTGGTTTTGCTCAAACTCATCTGGAGATTCTAGAACGCTTTCAGATTAAGGCTTATATGGCTGCGCCTATTTTGATTAACAATCAGCTTCATGGCTTGCTGTTTTGTCATCAGTGCTGCAGTTTTCGGGTTTGGCAAAAGACGGAGGTTGAGTTATTCCGCCAATTGGCAATTCAGGTGGGGATTGCTTTAGAACAGGCAAATCTGTTGCACGAATTGCAGCAAGCACAGGAAGTTTTACGGTTGCGTGATCGCGCTATTGCTGCAGCTAGCAATGGTATTGCAATAACAGATCCGCGTCAGGCAAATAACCCCATTATCTTTTGCAATGCGGCATTTGAAACAATAACTGGCTACTCACAAGAAGAAGCACTGGGGCAAAACTGGTGTTTCTTGCAAGGACTGGAGACAGATCCTGCAACGGTTAAAGAGATACAGGATGCTGTTAGGGAAGAGCGTGATTGCCAGGTTGCGATTAAGAATTATCGTAAAGATGGGACTCCTTTTTGGAATCAGTTGACGATTTCACCAGTACGGGATGCTTCGGAAAAGGTCATTAATTTTATCGGCATACTATCGGATATTACGGAGAAAATGCAGACACAAGAAATGTTGCGGCACAGTAAGGAAACGTTGCAACAGCAAGTGCTGGCATTGCTCAATGATGTGCAGGAAGTCTCCAAGGGTAACCTGACTGTGTGTGCGGAAATTTCTATGGGTGAAATTGGGGTTGTGGCTGATTTTTTCAATGCCATTATTAAAAATTTGCGGCACATTGTGGCTCAGGTAAAGCACACCGCCGAACAGGTAAATGTTTACGTTGGGGAAAACTCAGAGGCAATGCGTTTGTTGGCTGATGATGCCCTCAAACAAGCGGAGGAAATTACCAACACTTTACAGTCCCTCGATGCAATGGTGCTTTCAATTCAAGCTGTAGCAGATAGCGCCCACCAAGCCGCTATCATGGCTCGCACCGCATCCACAACTGCTGAATTTGGGAAGACTTCCATGGATCTGACGGTTAATAGCATTATGAATCTGCGTTTAACCATGGCAGAAGCGGCTAGGAAGGTGAATCGTTTGGGTGAAACTTCCCAAGAGATTTACAAAGTGGTGGCTTTGATTAAGCAAATTGCTGTGCAGACTAATATTATTGCAATAAATACCAGTATTGAAGCAGCAAAGGCAGGTGAGGAAGGTCGGGCTTTTGGTGTGGTGGCAGAAGAAGTGAGTCTATTAGCAGCCCAGTCGGCACAAGCAACTCAAGAAATTGAGCAAATTGTGGATAATATCCAGTTAGAAACCACGGAAGTGGTGAAAGCTGTGGAAGAGGGAATGATACAGGTGGTGGAAGGTACGGATTTGGTGAGAGATGCTAAGATGCAGCTTGGGGAAATTTTAGATGTGTCTCGCCAGATTGATGAGTTGGTGCAGTTAATTTCTGATGCAACGGTGTCGCAAGCGCAAACTTCACAACTTGTGGCATCGTTGATGAAGCAGATTGCTAATGATTCTTTCCATACGAGTGAATTCTCTCGCTTGGTTTCTAGTTCGTTGGAGCAAACTGTGGATGTGGCTCGGCAATTGCAGGATTCGGTTGCAGTGTTTAAGACTTCTGAGAAGAAGGAAAGTGCGATTGGTGACCCTAGGGCTGTGGAGGTGATGGATACTCGTAGGTATACTGTTGGGGATTCTGTGGTGATTCAGAATGGCAATGGGAAGTTTTCTGTGAAGTTGTAA
- a CDS encoding DUF1778 domain-containing protein — MISANTPQPMVQLEASVAPEIKALWQKAADLEGVTLTDFVIASAQAAACKIIEQYQTLKLSLENSEALVEALLNPPQPSDALIAAASRYKQVMQNHDTND, encoded by the coding sequence ATGATTTCCGCTAATACGCCGCAACCAATGGTTCAATTGGAAGCTAGCGTTGCTCCAGAGATAAAAGCCCTGTGGCAAAAAGCGGCTGATTTGGAGGGGGTCACCTTAACAGATTTTGTCATCGCTAGCGCTCAAGCAGCAGCTTGTAAGATTATTGAGCAGTATCAAACGCTGAAACTGAGTTTAGAAAACAGCGAGGCTCTTGTGGAAGCGCTTTTAAATCCGCCTCAACCCTCAGATGCTCTCATCGCTGCAGCTTCACGTTACAAGCAAGTGATGCAAAATCATGACACTAACGATTGA